Within Mucilaginibacter inviolabilis, the genomic segment GGGCAGTATATAGCACCACAGCTATCGGCCGATGGCTTAAGAATTAATTGGATCAATTATAAAACCGGCATCAAGCACCTCAACTTTAAAATGCAGGCCGGTAATCGCCAGGCCTACATTGCTATCGAAATTTCACACCCCGACGCCGGCATGCAAGAACTAATGTTTGAGCAGTTCAAAGAGCTGAAAGCTGTACTTAACACGAATTTTAATGAAGAGTGGGATTGGGAACTGCATACCCGCGACGAAAATAATAAACTGGTAAGTCGTATTATCAAAACGTTGCCATCTGCAAGCATCTTTAATCGTAACGACTGGCCTGCACTTATTTCATTTTTTAAACCTCGTATCATAGCGCTAGATGAGTTCTGGAGTGTAGCTCAATATAGTTTCGAACTGTTTAAGTAAAACCAGATTTGCAAATGTGCGGATATGCAGATGTGCAAATAAAACCGGATGTGCAAATATGCGGATATGCAGATGTGCAAATGAAGGTAATGATTGATGATTTGATTTCTTGATCTGGTGCGTTTACGTATTCAATCTCATTAGCGCATCTAACCTCATCTGCACATCTGCATATCCGCACATTTGCACATCTTCTACATATCGTCTCAATTAATCGTCAATTTAACGCTTTTTGTGGTGGGGTATCTGTTTTAAGGCGGAAAATGCAAATATTTACGGCTCTATAATTCCATATTGTATAAACCATTTATAAAAACATGAAAAGGTTCCCATTAGTTGCTTGCCTTGCATTGGCCGGTTTTTTGGCCAGGGCACAGGCTACCAAAGCTCCTGCTTATCCGCTTATCACACACAATCCTTATTTCAGTATCTGGTCGTTCACCGATAACCTGAATGAATCTACCACTCATCACTGGACAGGTAAAGATCAATCAATGCTGGGTTTGATTAAAGTTGATGGCACCGTTTACCGTTTTATGGGCAAAGAGCCGGTTGAATATAAAACTGTACTGGCTGCAGCTGATGAAAAACCTTATGCCTGTAAGTTTACAGAGACAGAACCTTCCAAAGATTGGGCGTCTGCCAAATTTGATGATAGCAGCTGGAAAACGGGGACTGCTCCATTTAGTAATGATAAACAGGCTGCCAAAACCTTATGGACAGGTCGTGATATCTGGGTACGCCGCACTTTTACCCTGAACGATTTGAATTTTAATAAACTTTGGCTAAGGCTGCACCACGATGACGAAGCCGAGGTTTACATCAATGGTAAAAAAGTAAACGAACAAGGGGGCGCCAATGGCGATCTGCAATATTTTATACTTTCTGACGATGCAGTAAGCGCATTGAAAAAAGGCGAAAATGTATTGGCTTTACATTGTACCAACACCGGTGGCGGTGCCTGGCTTGATGCCGGTTTGGCCGATGAGCTTAAACCAACAGGCCATACTGCTTTGGAACTGGCAAAACAAACCAGCGTAACCATAAATGCTACCCAAACTATTTACAATTTTAAATGCGGGAAGGCCGATCTGCAGCTTACCTTCACCTCGCCATTGCTGATGAGTGATCTTAATCTTTTATCACGTCCGGTGTCTTATATCAGCTATAAAGTAAAATCAAATGATGGGGCATCACATGATGTAAAAGTTTACTTTGGTGCATCGGCAGATATTGCACGCAATACAGCACAACAACCGGTAACCACGCAACAATACACATCGGGTACGCTGTCGGTTTTAAAAGCAGGCACCATAGAGCAGCCCATATTGCAAAAGAAAGGCGACGATCTGCGTATCGACTGGGGATATATGTATGTGGCCGTACCAAAAGCAGCCAATGCACAACAATATGTAAGCACCGGTAAACAAGCTGTCGATTCATTTTTTAGCGGCGACAGCAAATCAACGGTAAAAGAGGGAAGCAACCTGGTTTTAAATACCGTGATACCTTTTGGTAAAGTGGGTAAAACAGCCGTGGCTAAATTTGTGGAGCTGGGCTATGATGATATTACACCGGTACAATACTTTCATACCAATTTAAAACCATGGTGGCAAAACGCGCAAACTAAAACCATAGAACAGGTACTGGCAAAAGCTGCCGTGGAATATCCTGGTATTCTGCAAAAATGTGCTGCATTTAATACCTCTATGTATAAAGATGCTCAAAATGCTGGTGGTACTAATTACGCTAAACTGTGTGTACTGGCTTACAGACAATCTATTGCTGCTCATGTACTGGTAAAAAGCCCGCAAGGTGAAATCTTATTTCTGTCGAAAGAGAATTTCAGTAATGGCTCCATCAATACTGTTGATATTACTTATCCCTCGTCGCCCTTATATTTGCTTTACAACCCTAAATTGATGGAAGGTATGATGAATGGGATCTTCTATTTTAGCGAAAGCGGTAAATTTGCCCATGATTTTGCTGCCCACGATCTGGGCACCTATCCTTTAGCCAATGGTCAAACTTATGGGGAAGGTATGCCTGTAGAAGAGTCTGGTAATATGCTGGCATTAACTTTGGCTATAGCGAAAGCGAATGGCAATAACCCTGCTTATGCCAAAAAGCACTGGAAAATATTAACCACCTGGACAAATTACCTGGCTAAAGAAGGCTTAGATCCTGCCAATCAGCTTTGTACCGATGATTTTGCCGGTCACCTGGCCCGTAACGCCAATTTATCGGCCAAAGCTATTGTGGGGGTAGGTTGTTATGCCCGCCTGGCTGATTTGCTTGGTCAGAAGGACGTGGCTGCAAAATACAGGGCAATGGCTAAAGATATGGTAAGCAAATGGATGAAAATGGCCGACGCCGGCGATCATTATTCGCTGGTGTTTGATAAAAAAGATACCTGGAGTCAGAAATATAATATTATCTGGGATAAGATACTGGGCTTAAATCTGTTCCCGCAATCGGTTTATGACCGGGAGGTAAAGTTTTATCTAACCAAACAAAATCAGTACGGATTGCCATTGGATAGCCGTAAAACCTACACCAAAAGCGACTGGATCATCTGGACAGCTACTTTAGCCAAAAACAAAGCCGATTTTGAGGCGTTGGCTAACCCGGTTTACAAATATGCTATGGAAACACCAACCCGTGTACCCCTGAGCGACTGGCACGAAACTACCAATGGTAAACAGGTAGGTTTCCAGGCACGTAGCGTAGTGGGTGGCTATTTTATGAAGCTTTTACAACAAAAATGGAGCGCTAAATAAACCCCACAAAAGCCCTCTCGAAAGGAAGGGCTTTAAATAAAAAAACACACGTCATTGCGAGGAACGAAGC encodes:
- a CDS encoding DUF4268 domain-containing protein; amino-acid sequence: MYSKDEASQIRQAFWTAFGQYIAPQLSADGLRINWINYKTGIKHLNFKMQAGNRQAYIAIEISHPDAGMQELMFEQFKELKAVLNTNFNEEWDWELHTRDENNKLVSRIIKTLPSASIFNRNDWPALISFFKPRIIALDEFWSVAQYSFELFK
- a CDS encoding glutaminase family protein, which gives rise to MKRFPLVACLALAGFLARAQATKAPAYPLITHNPYFSIWSFTDNLNESTTHHWTGKDQSMLGLIKVDGTVYRFMGKEPVEYKTVLAAADEKPYACKFTETEPSKDWASAKFDDSSWKTGTAPFSNDKQAAKTLWTGRDIWVRRTFTLNDLNFNKLWLRLHHDDEAEVYINGKKVNEQGGANGDLQYFILSDDAVSALKKGENVLALHCTNTGGGAWLDAGLADELKPTGHTALELAKQTSVTINATQTIYNFKCGKADLQLTFTSPLLMSDLNLLSRPVSYISYKVKSNDGASHDVKVYFGASADIARNTAQQPVTTQQYTSGTLSVLKAGTIEQPILQKKGDDLRIDWGYMYVAVPKAANAQQYVSTGKQAVDSFFSGDSKSTVKEGSNLVLNTVIPFGKVGKTAVAKFVELGYDDITPVQYFHTNLKPWWQNAQTKTIEQVLAKAAVEYPGILQKCAAFNTSMYKDAQNAGGTNYAKLCVLAYRQSIAAHVLVKSPQGEILFLSKENFSNGSINTVDITYPSSPLYLLYNPKLMEGMMNGIFYFSESGKFAHDFAAHDLGTYPLANGQTYGEGMPVEESGNMLALTLAIAKANGNNPAYAKKHWKILTTWTNYLAKEGLDPANQLCTDDFAGHLARNANLSAKAIVGVGCYARLADLLGQKDVAAKYRAMAKDMVSKWMKMADAGDHYSLVFDKKDTWSQKYNIIWDKILGLNLFPQSVYDREVKFYLTKQNQYGLPLDSRKTYTKSDWIIWTATLAKNKADFEALANPVYKYAMETPTRVPLSDWHETTNGKQVGFQARSVVGGYFMKLLQQKWSAK